TGCCGGCCACGAGGTTCAGCAGCGTGCTCTTGCCGGAACCCGACGGCCCCATCAGCGCGACGAAGTCGCCTTCGCCGATGTCGAGCGAGATGTCGGTCAGCACGGGCACGATCTGGTTGCCGCGCCGATACGACTTCGCGACGTGGCTGAGCTCGACGAGGGGCGGCGGGGCGGCGTTCACGCGCGCTACTTCTTCGCGACGGTCACGTTCGCGCCGTCCTTCAGCTTCGCGCCCGGCGCGAGCACGACCGTGTCGCCGGGCTTCACGCCGCGCACCGCGACGAGCTCGCCGATCCGCGCGCCCTTCGTCACGGCCACCGCCTGCACGGCGTCGTCCTTCACGACGAACACGACCGGCCGGCCGTCGCGTTCGACCACCGCGCTCGCCTGCACGGCGGTCACCGGCAGCCGGTCCTGCGGCGTCGCGGGCTTCGACAGGAATGCGATCTTCGCGCTCATGTCGGGCAGCACGCGTTCGTCGCGGTCGACGAAGCGCACCTTCACGAGCACGGTAGCCTTCGAGCGGTCGACGGTCGGCACGATGCGCGACACGCGGCCCGCGAAGCGCAGGTCGGGCAGCGCATCGAGCTGGATCTCGCACGGCTGCTCGGCGCGGATCTTCGCGATGTTCGATTCGGCGACGTCGGCCTCGACCTCGAGCGTCTCCATGTCGGCGATCGTCACGACCGCGCCCTTGCTGTCCGACGCGGACGAGAACGGCGTGATGTTGTCGCCGACGTTCGCATGCTTGGCGAGCACGATGCCGTCGAACGGCGCGCGGATCACCGTCTGGTCGACCGCCACCTGCGCGGCCTGCGCGTTCGCTTCGGCCGACACGATCGCGGCCTGGTCGCTGTCGAGCGTCGCGCGCGCCTTGTTCACGCGCGCCGTGTCGATATCGAGCTGCGCGGCCGGCACCGCGCCCTTCGGCGCGAGCGCGGACGTGCGGCGCAATGCGATCTCGGCGTCCTTCAGCTCGGCCTGCGCGACGCCGAGGTTCGCGCGGGAGACCTGCACCTGCGCGCGCGCCTGCGCAAGCGACGCCTGCACGTCGTTGCTTTCGAGGCGCGCGATGATCTCGTCCTGCTTCACGCGCGTGCCTTCGAGCACGCCGAGCCATTCGACGCGCCCCTGGCCCTTCGACGCGACTGCGGCCTTGCGCTGCGGCACGACGTAGCCGGTCGCATTGAGCTGCGTGTCGTTCTGGTACGGGTAGGCGGACGTGACGGAGGTGGTGTCGACGGTCGGCCGGCCGGTGAGGGCGAGGCCGGCGCCGATCGCGATGACGATCAGCGCGGCGGCGACCGCGTAGCTGGCCCACCGGCGCCGGCGCGGCACCGGTGCGATCGGACGCCGGTCGATTTTCAGTTTGTCCAGATTGTGATCGGGCAATTTGAGCGCCTCGAGACGGCGGCGGTCGTGTGACCGGCCGCTATCCGGTTTCCGGGGAAAGGGACGGATGGACGCCAGTATAAGCGTCGCCCCGGCGCCGCGCGAGCCGGTTTGCGGCATCGTGTGGCGGCGCGGCCGGCCCGCGCGGGGCCGGCTGACACACCCGCCCCCGGGGAAACCCGAGGATGCAAGCAACGTGTCAACTTGCCGCGAAGGCGGTGCGTTATGGAACCAGTGCGTCAGGTTTTGTCACGACGGAACGGCGAAAGCCGGCCGCGCGGCCTGGGGCTCCGATGCGAATGCCTCGCATCTCTAATTACCGGTACGTTTGATTTTTTCTCCGCTAAAGGAAGAACAATGAAGAAGACGCTCGCTTCGATCATCGCCGCAGCATTCGCTCTCGCATCGGTTTCGGCATTCGCACAGGCGTCCGCGCCGGCAGCCGACACGCCGGCCGCCGCTTCGGCACCGGCCAAGAAGGATCACAGCAAGCCTAAGCACCAGCTGAAGCACCACGGTTCGAAGAAGGGCCAGGCGAAGGCTGCAGCCGCATCGGCCGCCGGCACCAACGACGCAGGCACGCAGAACTAAGCGGCTCGCCGCCACGGCCGGCGTTGCCGGTCATCGGTCGGCCAACCCCGCATGCTCCGGCATGCGGGGTTTTGTTTTTTTCAGGCGCCGGGTTCGTCGGGTCCGCCTGCTTCGTCGCGCCGGACGGGCGATGGCGTACGCATCGCGTCGACCACCGCGCGCATGCGCCGCCAGTGCGAACCTTCCCAGAACACGCGCCGGCACACGTCGCATGCGGCGAAGCGCCGGTGGCGCAGCCGGACGCCGGCCGGCACGCGCGGCGCGGCGGCGGCCGCGTCGAGCGGATGCAGCGGCGCGTTGCAGCGCAGGCACAGCCGGAACGGCCGCATGTGCGGCGCGAGATCGAGCCGCTCGAACAGCTCGCGCAACTGGTCGGCCGGCTGCAGCGCATGCAGGTAGCAGCCGCGCACGACCGCGCGCCGCTTGAGCAGCTCGCGGTCGCGCGTCAGCACGATCCGCTGCTCCCGCTCGGCCAGCGCCGCGAGTTCGTCGTCGCGGTAGTGGTTGTCGTAGCAGGTGTCGAAGCCGGCGAGGCGCAGCAGTTGCGCGAGGCCGCCGAGATGCGCGTCGGCGACGAAACGCCATGACGCCGCTGATAGTCCGGTTGTCCCGTCGGCCGCAGGCCGTGCGCGTTCGGGAAAGACTTCGACGCGGTCGCGGTCGTCGAGCGGCCGGTCGAGCGCGGCCGGCGCGTCATTCACGTACAGCCGGCCGATTTCGGTATGCGGGACGCCGAGCGCCTCGATCGCATGCTTCACCGTCGCATCGCGGGCACACGCGTGTTCGAACGCCCGGTCGCGCTGCTGACGCGCGAGAAAGGCGTTCAGTTCGCCGTGAAAGCGGAAGGTCGCGGTCGCCATCCGTGCAGTATCGCACCGCGCCCGGCCGGTGGCAGGCGCTGCAGCGCGCCGGCATCTGTGTTTAACTCGCCGCTTCACGAAGCGAAGGAGCGGGACATGGATCTCGGGTTTATCGGGCTGGGCGAAATGGGGCAGGCGATCGCGACGAACCTGCTGAAGGCGGGCCACACGGTGCGGGTCTGGAACCGGTCGCGCGAGCGGGCCGAGCCGCTCGCGGCATTCGGCGCGCAGATCGTCGACACGCCGGCCGACGCGTTTCGCGGCGACGCCGTGTTCTCGATGCTCGGCGACGATGCGGCCGCGCGCGCGGTGTTCGACGACGCGCTGCTGGCCCAGGCGCCGCGCGGGCTGATCCACGTGAACATGGCGACGGTGTCGGTCGCGCTCGCCGAATCGCTCGCGCACGCGCATGCGTCGCGCGGCATCGACTATGTCGCCGCGCCGGTGATGGGGCGGCCCGACGTCGCGGCCGCCGCGCGCCTGACGATCATGGCGGGCGGCCCGGCCGAGGCGATCGACCGCGTGCAGCCGCTGTTCGACGCGATCGGCCAGAAGACCTGGCGCTTCGGCTCGCTGCCGCAGCACGCGAACGTCGCGAAGATCGCCGCGAACTTCACGCTCGCGTCGGCGATCGAGACGCTCGGCGAGGCGTCCGCGCTGCTCGGCGCGCACGGCGTCGCGATGCGCGATTTCCTCGACGTGATCACCAGCAGCGTGTTTCCGGGGCCCGTCTACGAAGGCTACGGCGCGATGATCGCCGAGCGGCGCTACGAGCCCGCGCGCTTCAAGGCGCGGCTCGGGCTGAAGGACGTCCGGCTCGCGCTGGAGGCCGGCGACGCGACGTCGGTGCCGCTGCCGGTGGCGAGCGTCGTGCGCGACAGCCTGCTCGACGCACTCGCGCACGGCGGCGGCGACCAGGATTTCGCGGTGCTCGGCGAGGTCGCGCTGCGCCGCGCCGGCCGCTGACACGCCATAGCAGCGCGACAAAAGCGCGACCCGCACGGCATAATCGGCGGTTCGTTTCCCCCTACATTTGAGGCAGAGGCAGTCATGAACTTGCATACGTGGTGGCTTTTCGTGGCGACGGTGTTCGTCGTATCGGCGATTCCGGGCCCGAACATGCTGCTCGTGATGACGCACGGCGCGCGGCACGGGCTGCGGCGCTCGTCCGCGACGATGGCCGGTTGCCTGAGCGCGCTGGTGCTGATGCTCGCGGTGTCCGCGGCGGGGCTCGGCGCGGTGCTCGAGGCATGGCCGGCGATGTTCAATACGTTGCGCTTCGCGGGCGCGGCCTACCTGGTCTATCTCGGCGTGAAGGCGTGGCGCGCCCGCGTGGACGACGCGCCGGCGGCCGACGTCGACGCCGTGTCGCAAGGGGCATCGGCCTCGCGCGCGGTGCTGTTCCGCAATGGCTTCCTGGTCGCGGGCAGCAACCCGAAGGCGATCCTGTTCGCGGCCGCGCTGCTGCCCCAGTTCATCAACGCGGCCGAGCCGACGCTGCCGCAGTTCGGCATCCTCGTCGTCACGTTCGCGGTGATCGAGGTGAGCTGGTATCTCGTGTACGCGTCGTTCGGCACGCGCATCGGCGCCACGCTGAAGAGCCAGAGCGTGGCGAAGGTGTTCAACCGGCTGACGGGCGGGCTGTTCGTCGGCTTCGGCGCGATGATGGCGCTGGTTCGGCACTGATTCCGGACCGAGCACGCGGTACCGGACGCCCCGTCCCTCGCGAGAGGGCGGGGCGTTCGGCTTTTTGGTGCCGATTCATCGTCGCTTCACCGCCGCTGGCATCATGCCCGCTCATGTTTGCTCACGCACCCGGCCGATCCCACGCCGCCGCGCCGGCCCCGCGGCCGGCCATCAGCCCGAACACGGCCGCCGCACCGGCGAACGCGAACCCGACACCACACACCGCGCTCCAGCCGCCCCAGGCCCATGCACTGCCCGCGAGCGCCGCACCCAGCGCGCCGCCGACGAAGAACAGCCCGACGAACAGCCCGTTCAGGCGTCCGCGCGCGGCCGGGTTCAGCAGGTTGATCGCGCGGCGGCCGATCGTCTGGTCGACGATGACGCCCGCATCGAGCAGCGCCGCGCCGCCGGCCAGCAGCGCGAGCGCGACGTCGCGATGCGCGTGCGCATCGAAGCCGAACCAGCCGGCGCCGGCGGCGCCGAGCACGACGAGTGCCGCGAGCATCGTGCCGTGCGCGAGCCGTTGCGCGGCCGGGCCGTGGCCGCGGTCGCCCGCGCGGCCGGCGAGCGGCGTGACGATCGCGCCGCTCGCGCCGGCGAACGCGAACAGCGCAATGCCGTGCAGGTCGAGCGCGAACGGCGGTTGCGCGAGCCGCAGCCCGACGGCGGTCCAGAACGCGCTGAACGCGGCCATCGCGAGCGCGGCCGATAGCGCATGCCGGCGCAGCACCGGCTCGTCGGCGAGCAGGCGTCCCATCGACGCGAGCAACGCGCGGTAGCTGGCGGTGATCGACGGCGTACGCGCCGGCAGGCGCAGCGCGAGCACGACGGCGATCGCCGCGTCCGCGAGCGCGGCCAGCAGATAGAACGCCCGCCAGCCGGCCGAGCCCGCGATCAGGCTCGCGAGCGGCCGCGACAGCAGGATGCCGAGCATCAGCCCGCTCATCACGTTGCCGACCGCGCGGCCGCGCTGCGCTTCGGGCGCCATCGACGCGGCCATCGGCACCAGCATCTGGATCACGCTCGACGCGGCGCCGGCCGCGAGCGTTGCAAGCAGGAACACGGCGCCCGACTGCGTGAAGGCGGGCAGCGCGAGCGCCGCCGCGCAGACGGCGAGCGTCGCGACGATCAGGCGGCGGTTCTCGAGCAGGTCGACCAGCGGCACGAGCAACGCGAGCCCGGCCGCGTAGCCGAGCTGCGGCAGCATCGCGACGAGGCCGGCGAGGCCGGGCGGCAGGTGCAGGTCCGCGCTGATCGGGCCGGTCAGCGGCTGCGCGGCGAACAGGTCCATCACGATCACGCCGACTGTCGCGGCGAAGAACAGCGTCATGCCCGTGCTCAGTGCGGGCGGCGCGGCGACGGCGGGTGAAACGGGGGCGGAGCAACGGTTGGCAGGGCAGTTCATCGGAAGCCTGGGGAGATCGAAGGAACTCCCATCGTAGGTGCCCGATGTTTATGCGACAATTGAAATATGTCTAACATGATTATGCGAGTTTGTTTTGAATACGCGTGATCTCCAGGCGTTCGTCGCGGTCGTCGACAGCGGGTCGATGGTCGCCGCGGCCGCGAAGCTCCACCTGACGCAGCCGGGCCTGACGCGGCGCGTGCAGAACCTCGAAACCTTGCTCGGCGTGCCGCTGCTCGAACGGCAGAGCAAGCCGCTGAAGCCGACCGCGGCCGGACGCGACGTCTACGCGCTCGCGCGCAACGTGCTCGGTGCCGTCGACGAATTGATGGCGGCGGGCGCGCCGGACAGCGAGCCGTCGGGCGAGTTGCGCATCGGCGTGCCGCCGTTCCTGTCGGAACTCGCGCTGGAGCGGCCGATCGACCGGCTGCGCGACGCGTTTCCGCGTCTCACGCTGCGCGTGACGGCCGGCTGGTCGCCGGCGCTGGTGCAGGGCATCGAGCGCGGCGCGCTCGACGTCGCGACCGTGATGGTGCCGGCAAGCGCGGCGCTGCCGG
This DNA window, taken from Burkholderia cenocepacia, encodes the following:
- a CDS encoding NAD(P)-dependent oxidoreductase, yielding MDLGFIGLGEMGQAIATNLLKAGHTVRVWNRSRERAEPLAAFGAQIVDTPADAFRGDAVFSMLGDDAAARAVFDDALLAQAPRGLIHVNMATVSVALAESLAHAHASRGIDYVAAPVMGRPDVAAAARLTIMAGGPAEAIDRVQPLFDAIGQKTWRFGSLPQHANVAKIAANFTLASAIETLGEASALLGAHGVAMRDFLDVITSSVFPGPVYEGYGAMIAERRYEPARFKARLGLKDVRLALEAGDATSVPLPVASVVRDSLLDALAHGGGDQDFAVLGEVALRRAGR
- a CDS encoding MFS transporter, translated to MNCPANRCSAPVSPAVAAPPALSTGMTLFFAATVGVIVMDLFAAQPLTGPISADLHLPPGLAGLVAMLPQLGYAAGLALLVPLVDLLENRRLIVATLAVCAAALALPAFTQSGAVFLLATLAAGAASSVIQMLVPMAASMAPEAQRGRAVGNVMSGLMLGILLSRPLASLIAGSAGWRAFYLLAALADAAIAVVLALRLPARTPSITASYRALLASMGRLLADEPVLRRHALSAALAMAAFSAFWTAVGLRLAQPPFALDLHGIALFAFAGASGAIVTPLAGRAGDRGHGPAAQRLAHGTMLAALVVLGAAGAGWFGFDAHAHRDVALALLAGGAALLDAGVIVDQTIGRRAINLLNPAARGRLNGLFVGLFFVGGALGAALAGSAWAWGGWSAVCGVGFAFAGAAAVFGLMAGRGAGAAAWDRPGA
- a CDS encoding Mut7-C RNAse domain-containing protein; translated protein: MATATFRFHGELNAFLARQQRDRAFEHACARDATVKHAIEALGVPHTEIGRLYVNDAPAALDRPLDDRDRVEVFPERARPAADGTTGLSAASWRFVADAHLGGLAQLLRLAGFDTCYDNHYRDDELAALAEREQRIVLTRDRELLKRRAVVRGCYLHALQPADQLRELFERLDLAPHMRPFRLCLRCNAPLHPLDAAAAAPRVPAGVRLRHRRFAACDVCRRVFWEGSHWRRMRAVVDAMRTPSPVRRDEAGGPDEPGA
- a CDS encoding efflux RND transporter periplasmic adaptor subunit, which encodes MPDHNLDKLKIDRRPIAPVPRRRRWASYAVAAALIVIAIGAGLALTGRPTVDTTSVTSAYPYQNDTQLNATGYVVPQRKAAVASKGQGRVEWLGVLEGTRVKQDEIIARLESNDVQASLAQARAQVQVSRANLGVAQAELKDAEIALRRTSALAPKGAVPAAQLDIDTARVNKARATLDSDQAAIVSAEANAQAAQVAVDQTVIRAPFDGIVLAKHANVGDNITPFSSASDSKGAVVTIADMETLEVEADVAESNIAKIRAEQPCEIQLDALPDLRFAGRVSRIVPTVDRSKATVLVKVRFVDRDERVLPDMSAKIAFLSKPATPQDRLPVTAVQASAVVERDGRPVVFVVKDDAVQAVAVTKGARIGELVAVRGVKPGDTVVLAPGAKLKDGANVTVAKK
- a CDS encoding LysE family translocator produces the protein MNLHTWWLFVATVFVVSAIPGPNMLLVMTHGARHGLRRSSATMAGCLSALVLMLAVSAAGLGAVLEAWPAMFNTLRFAGAAYLVYLGVKAWRARVDDAPAADVDAVSQGASASRAVLFRNGFLVAGSNPKAILFAAALLPQFINAAEPTLPQFGILVVTFAVIEVSWYLVYASFGTRIGATLKSQSVAKVFNRLTGGLFVGFGAMMALVRH